In Glycine max cultivar Williams 82 chromosome 7, Glycine_max_v4.0, whole genome shotgun sequence, a single window of DNA contains:
- the LOC102669060 gene encoding uncharacterized mitochondrial protein AtMg00810-like — MEEFKKAMMKGYEMIDLGLMKYFLGIQVKQRPGQIFISQEKYADDLLKKFNMQDCKPLATPMAMNKKLSKDDGQNKVDATVYRSLVGSLIYLTNSRPDIVHTVIIVSRFMSNPSKAHFAAAKRILRYVKGTKDFGILYGADRDFNLTGYTDSDWTGSTDDRKSTSGYVFLLGNKAIS; from the coding sequence ATGGAAGAATTCAAAAAGGCTATGATGAAAGGGTATGAAATGATCGATCTTGGACTCATGAAATATTTTCTCGGCATCCAAGTCAAGCAAAGACCTGGACAAATATTTATCTCGCAAGAAAAATATGCGGATGACTTACTAAAGAAGTTCAACATGCAAGATTGCAAACCACTTGCCACACCTATGGCGATGAACAAGAAGCTTTCAAAAGATGATGGGCAAAACAAAGTTGATGCAACAGTTTATAGAAGCCTAGTTGGTTCGCTAATCTACTTAACCAACTCAAGGCCAGACATCGTACATACAGTTATCATCGTGTCTAGATTCATGAGTAACCCAAGCAAAGCACACTTTGCAGCTGCCAAGAGAATCCTAAGATATGTCAAAGGCACAAAGGATTTTGGCATTTTGTACGGGGCAGATAGAGACTTTAACTTGACAGGTTATACAGATAGCGACTGGACAGGAAGCACagatgatagaaaaagcacaagtggataTGTGTTTCTTCTAGGCAACAAAGCAATATCATAG